One Entelurus aequoreus isolate RoL-2023_Sb linkage group LG09, RoL_Eaeq_v1.1, whole genome shotgun sequence genomic window carries:
- the tysnd1 gene encoding peroxisomal leader peptide-processing protease produces the protein MCGDASNMEVKDVEKSCCVVTLTEALSTKAPVSFSGVLVRPGAVICTGFPFFRFVTHKKPSARRLLRHNFQDALQISVTFPSGRDVEANPCGLTHECPTTTTTTRQWEAELLMLVNCVEFKQAFQAVFQEADGWRFHGDEDEELIGDADHLSWFAVLKTMEHLKPGASWEKSSALRKGVPVLACGSPFGSLCVDLFISTISGGIISNLAGEDNAVILTDARCVPGTEGGGLFALKDSGGVRLIGVIVSPFGWKANEWIGLTLVCSVQSIFRNVLRCANAEDPLRDVCLHPAEVIPDPDSMAGPYPVVGLVDSGQQWGSGVLVTSDLVLTCRHVVKGKSTVAMKFHHRDRVLDRVGDVIFSTKTSSPYDVAVVQLTQPFPDFRVPRTSQKFHPGERLLVVGYGGLGGRCGPSLTCGVLSKAISVNRRPVMLQTTCAVQAGASGGAVVRASSGELLGMVASNTRDVTAKVTYPHLNFCIPVTVLQGPLRRFHQQRDVTAFEALDTTEEEVRRVWRLQDAHSKL, from the exons ATGTGCGGTGATGCTAGCAACATGGAGGTAAAAGACGTGGAGAAGAGTTGCTGTGTCGTTACCTTAACGGAAGCTTTATCCACCAAAGCGCCGGTAAGTTTTAGTGGAGTCCTCGTCCGTCCCGGTGCGGTGATATGCACCGGCTTCCCCTTTTTTCGTTTCGTTACCCACAAAAAGCCGTCTGCCAGGCGCCTCTTACGTCACAACTTCCAGGATGCGCTTCAAATCAGCGTCACGTTTCCTTCCGGTCGTGACGTGGAGGCTAACCCATGTGGACTGACCCACGAGtgtccaacaacaacaacaacaacacgtcaGTGGGAGGCCGAGCTGCTAATGCTGGTCAACTGCGTGGAGTTCAAACAGGCTTTCCAGGCAGTTTTCCAGGAGGCTGACGGATGGCGTTTCCATGGCGACGAGGATGAGGAGCTGATCGGAGATGCTGACCACCTGAGCTGGTTCGCTGTGCTCAAGACAATGGAACACCTGAAGCCAGGTGCCTCCTGGGAGAAGAGCTCGGCCCTTCGGAAAGGCGTCCCGGTCTTGGCGTGCGGCTCGCCTTTCGGATCCCTCTGTGTGGACCTCTTCATCAGCACCATCAGCGGAGGCATCATCAGCAACCTGGCGGGGGAGGACAACGCCGTCATCCTCACGGACGCCCGCTGCGTGCCGGGCACAGAAGGCGGGGGGTTGTTCGCGCTGAAAGACTCCGGCGGCGTGCGACTCATCGGGGTGATCGTGTCGCCGTTTGGCTGGAAGGCCAACGAGTGGATCGGCCTCACGCTCGTCTGCTCGGTCCAGTCGATATTCAGGAACGTTCTCCGATGCGCCAACGCTGAAGATCCACTCCGGGATGTCTGCCTTCATCCCGCAGAGGTCATCCCTGATCCGGACTCCATGGCTGGTCCGTACCCGGTCGTGGGGTTGGTggacagtgggcagcagtggggcTCGGGGGTGCTTGTGACCTCTGACCTGGTCCTAACCTGCCGACACGTAGTCAAGGGGAAGTCCACGGTCGCTATGAAGTTCCACCACAGGGACAG AGTCCTTGATAGGGTCGGTGATGTCATCTTTTCCACTAAAACGTCGTCACCCTACGATGTCGCCGTGGTCCAGTTGACACAACCCTTCCCGGACTTTCGAGTACCTCGAACGTCTCAGAAGTTCCACCCAG GCGAGCGCCTCCTGGTGGTGGGTTACGGCGGGCTGGGCGGCAGGTGCGGTCCATCCTTGACGTGCGGCGTCCTCTCCAAGGCCATCAGCGTCAACCGTCGGCCTGTCATGCTTCAGACCACGTGTGCAGTACAAGCAGGGGCCAGCGGGGGCGCTGTGGTGCGGGCATCGTCTGGAGAGCTGCTGG GCATGGTGGCGAGCAACACTAGAGACGTGACCGCCAAAGTCACCTACCCACACCTCAACTTCTGCATCCCGGTCACCGTGCTGCAAGGACCGCTACGCCGATTTCATCAGCAGAGGGACGTGACGGCGTTTGAAGCGTTGGACACCACCGAGGAAGAAGTCAGAAGGGTGTGGAGGCTACAAGACGCACACAGTAAACTGTAG